One genomic region from Leifsonia poae encodes:
- a CDS encoding ABC transporter ATP-binding protein, translating into MTAQPAALTLRGVRIRHEGAPAWTPDGVTLEVAAGEVLLVLGPSGCGKSTLTLALNGLVPHAVPADLEGTVLVAGRDTAQARVAELSEQVGMVFQDPDAQLVSATVLDEVCFGPENQLVTVDDVLERAEWSLRAVGLWERRDDNPDTLSGGGKQRLAIACALALDAPVLVLDEPTANLDPAGIEEVYEVLRSLRNAAEPRSIVLVEHNLDAAMDLVDTVAVLDAAGRLVAHGPVGEVLRDRADELLKLGVWLPTATLAALRLRSAGVTIDPLPLTTADLSAALDALPSLPTLPTQTLARAGDATSPEWAVRIRGLTVRRGRGDARREVLHSVSLDVRRGDFVAVLGANGTGKTTLVQALAGVVRPPRGTVDLDGLDPARASVAALTAAVGFVFQNPEHQFVTASVTDELAYGLRLHRRPEAEVRERVDRMLATLGLQNHRDAHPFLLSGGQKRRLSVGTALIAGAPLLVLDEPTFGQDRERAAELLGLLGELNAAGTTVIIVTHDLQLVAEHANHVVVLTDGGVVASGRTAAVLADRATLERAGLRPPPLARAFADLTAHPSWRSVTRLADLPSGPDLPSAPAPSIRDVRTGQAAAGTIDGGTP; encoded by the coding sequence GTGACCGCGCAGCCGGCGGCCCTCACCCTGCGCGGTGTGCGCATCCGTCACGAGGGGGCTCCGGCCTGGACGCCCGACGGGGTGACGCTGGAGGTCGCCGCCGGGGAGGTCCTACTCGTGCTCGGACCGAGCGGATGCGGCAAATCGACTCTTACGCTGGCGCTCAACGGTCTCGTTCCGCATGCTGTGCCGGCCGACCTCGAAGGTACGGTGCTCGTCGCCGGGCGCGACACGGCCCAGGCCCGCGTCGCCGAGCTGAGCGAGCAGGTCGGCATGGTCTTCCAAGACCCTGACGCGCAGCTGGTGTCGGCCACCGTTCTCGACGAGGTCTGTTTCGGACCGGAGAACCAGCTGGTGACCGTCGACGATGTGCTCGAACGCGCGGAGTGGTCGCTGCGCGCCGTCGGGCTCTGGGAGCGACGCGACGACAACCCCGACACACTCTCCGGCGGCGGGAAGCAGCGGCTGGCGATCGCGTGCGCACTCGCCCTGGATGCGCCCGTCCTGGTGCTGGACGAGCCCACCGCCAACCTCGATCCTGCGGGAATCGAGGAGGTGTACGAGGTGCTCCGCTCGCTGCGAAACGCCGCCGAACCCCGCAGCATCGTGCTGGTGGAGCACAACCTCGACGCGGCGATGGACCTCGTCGACACCGTGGCGGTGCTGGATGCGGCCGGGCGGCTCGTCGCCCACGGTCCGGTCGGCGAGGTGCTGCGCGACCGCGCGGACGAGCTCCTGAAGCTGGGCGTCTGGCTTCCGACCGCGACCCTGGCGGCGCTGCGACTGCGCTCCGCCGGCGTCACCATAGACCCGCTTCCCCTGACCACCGCCGACCTGAGCGCGGCCCTCGACGCCCTACCGTCGCTTCCCACGCTCCCGACGCAGACCCTTGCGCGCGCCGGCGACGCGACATCGCCGGAGTGGGCCGTGCGCATCCGGGGCCTGACCGTGCGCCGCGGGCGTGGGGACGCGCGACGCGAGGTTCTGCACTCCGTGTCGCTCGACGTGCGACGCGGCGACTTCGTGGCTGTGCTCGGCGCCAACGGCACCGGCAAGACCACGCTCGTGCAGGCGCTCGCCGGTGTCGTCCGCCCTCCTCGCGGAACGGTCGACCTCGACGGGCTCGACCCGGCCCGCGCCTCCGTCGCCGCCCTCACCGCCGCGGTCGGGTTCGTCTTCCAGAACCCGGAGCACCAATTCGTGACGGCGTCGGTGACCGACGAACTCGCCTACGGGCTCCGGCTGCACCGCCGGCCCGAAGCGGAGGTGCGCGAGCGCGTCGACCGGATGCTCGCCACCCTCGGTCTGCAGAACCATCGCGATGCGCACCCGTTCCTGCTCTCCGGCGGCCAGAAACGCCGCCTCTCGGTGGGAACGGCGCTGATCGCCGGCGCGCCGCTGCTGGTGCTCGACGAGCCGACCTTCGGGCAGGATCGGGAGCGCGCCGCCGAATTGCTCGGCCTGCTCGGCGAGCTGAACGCTGCCGGCACCACCGTGATCATCGTGACTCACGACCTGCAGCTCGTGGCCGAACACGCCAATCACGTGGTCGTGCTCACGGACGGCGGGGTCGTCGCTTCCGGAAGGACGGCGGCGGTGCTGGCCGACCGGGCGACCCTGGAGCGGGCAGGACTGCGACCCCCACCGCTCGCCCGTGCGTTCGCGGACCTCACCGCGCATCCGTCGTGGCGCTCGGTGACACGCCTGGCCGACCTGCCCTCCGGCCCCGACCTGCCCTCCGCCCCCGCCCCATCGATTCGGGATGTGCGCACAGGGCAAGCGGCCGCCGGCACCATCGACGGGGGCACCCCCTGA
- a CDS encoding MarR family winged helix-turn-helix transcriptional regulator: MVTGGGRRAAPESILAEDDDLASRLALAVGRLNRRMRSSTGGLSHGQLSALSTIVRRGPVRPSEIAAIEVVAAPTITRVIADLEARGLVSRQPDPDDGRSFFVTGTDAGIELLLRARSDRARAVTAILAELSATEVEQIRRAIPALETAAQVTSPNP; this comes from the coding sequence ATGGTGACGGGCGGCGGGCGCCGGGCGGCGCCGGAGAGCATCCTCGCCGAGGATGACGATCTGGCGAGCCGTCTGGCTCTCGCCGTCGGCCGGCTCAACCGCCGGATGCGATCGTCGACCGGTGGCCTCAGCCACGGGCAGCTCTCGGCCCTGTCGACCATCGTGCGCCGCGGGCCGGTGCGGCCGAGCGAGATCGCCGCGATCGAGGTCGTCGCGGCCCCCACGATCACCCGTGTCATCGCCGATCTGGAGGCGCGCGGGCTGGTCTCGCGCCAGCCCGACCCCGATGACGGCCGTTCGTTCTTCGTCACCGGAACGGATGCCGGTATCGAGCTGCTCCTGCGGGCCCGCTCCGACCGGGCGCGAGCGGTGACCGCCATCCTCGCCGAGCTCAGCGCCACCGAGGTGGAACAGATCCGCCGGGCCATCCCCGCACTCGAAACCGCCGCCCAGGTCACCTCCCCGAACCCCTGA
- a CDS encoding dihydrofolate reductase family protein, with translation MRRLIVTEFITLDGVVEAPGGEKTHPHAGWTFPFGTDELFAFKLRETLEAESLLLGRKTFEQFQAAWPERDGEFADTMNAMPKHVVTARTDELGWNATRLAGDARAAVGELKRGDGGPILVAGSATLVRSLLVWGLVDQLRLLSFPVIVGGGLRIFPDDRAKAQLELTELVRFESGAVLHVYDFAGN, from the coding sequence ATGCGCCGCCTGATCGTCACCGAGTTCATCACCCTCGACGGCGTGGTGGAGGCGCCGGGCGGCGAGAAGACGCATCCTCACGCCGGCTGGACGTTCCCCTTCGGCACCGACGAGCTCTTCGCCTTCAAGCTGCGCGAGACGCTCGAGGCGGAGTCGCTGCTGCTCGGACGAAAGACGTTCGAGCAGTTCCAGGCCGCATGGCCGGAGCGCGACGGCGAGTTCGCCGACACGATGAACGCGATGCCGAAGCATGTCGTCACGGCCCGCACCGACGAGCTCGGCTGGAACGCGACCCGTCTCGCCGGCGATGCGCGGGCGGCGGTGGGAGAGCTCAAACGCGGCGACGGGGGCCCCATCCTCGTGGCCGGGAGCGCGACCCTCGTGCGCTCGCTGCTGGTCTGGGGGCTGGTCGACCAACTTCGGCTCCTCAGCTTCCCCGTCATCGTCGGCGGCGGGCTGCGCATCTTCCCCGACGACCGCGCGAAGGCGCAGCTCGAACTGACCGAGCTGGTGCGCTTCGAGAGCGGCGCCGTGCTGCACGTCTACGACTTCGCCGGGAACTGA
- a CDS encoding EamA family transporter gives MLTAVIGLLGAVVYGSADFLGGLASRRISPLRVTAIGAVSGLVGLLVALLVVGGRWSASAVGWGALSGVTGAAAISLLYACLAIGPMSILSPLTAVVSAVVPMTWGLLGGERLAPIGFVALGSALVAVVLVGFVPEKGAVRPRPRGLLMAVCSGTLIGVFLILVDQTPDDSGLVPLVLNRTVNGAIMFTTIGVLALLARRRRARANLPAPDARSGWLPGLGLAIACGFVDTAANVLVLFGLRAGDLSVMSVLIAMYPAGTILLAAVVLRERIAPVQWAGLALALAAAGMLAVA, from the coding sequence ATGCTCACAGCGGTCATCGGGCTCCTCGGAGCCGTCGTCTACGGCTCCGCCGATTTTCTGGGAGGTCTGGCATCGCGCCGGATCAGCCCGCTGCGCGTCACCGCGATCGGCGCGGTCTCCGGGCTGGTCGGCCTGCTAGTGGCGCTGCTTGTGGTCGGCGGACGCTGGTCGGCCTCGGCCGTCGGCTGGGGCGCTCTCTCCGGTGTGACCGGCGCGGCGGCCATCTCGCTGCTGTACGCCTGCCTCGCGATCGGGCCGATGAGCATCCTTTCACCGCTGACAGCCGTGGTCTCCGCGGTGGTTCCGATGACCTGGGGACTGCTCGGCGGTGAACGGCTCGCCCCGATCGGCTTCGTCGCGCTCGGGTCGGCCCTCGTCGCCGTCGTTCTGGTGGGGTTCGTTCCCGAGAAGGGGGCGGTGCGGCCCCGGCCACGCGGCCTCCTGATGGCCGTGTGTTCCGGCACCTTGATCGGCGTGTTCCTGATCCTCGTCGATCAGACACCCGACGACTCAGGGCTGGTACCGCTCGTGCTGAACCGCACTGTGAACGGCGCGATCATGTTCACCACCATCGGGGTGCTCGCCCTGCTGGCGCGTCGGCGGCGGGCGCGGGCGAACCTGCCGGCCCCGGATGCGCGCTCGGGCTGGCTCCCCGGCCTCGGCCTCGCGATCGCCTGCGGGTTCGTCGACACGGCCGCCAACGTGCTTGTGCTCTTCGGCCTCCGCGCCGGCGACCTGAGCGTGATGTCGGTGCTGATCGCGATGTACCCGGCCGGCACGATCCTGCTCGCCGCGGTCGTACTGCGCGAACGGATCGCACCGGTGCAGTGGGCGGGTCTGGCACTCGCGCTGGCCGCTGCCGGGATGCTCGCCGTGGCCTGA
- a CDS encoding MFS transporter, giving the protein MARTGIFNKDHPHYKWVALSNTTLGMLMATINSSIVIISLPAIFTGIKLNPLEPGNVSYLLWMLMGYMLVTAVLVVMFGRMGDQYGRVKIYNLGFVIFTIAAIALCLDPFTGGPAAMWLIVWRFVQGIGGAMLFANSTAILTDAFPANKRGFALGLNQVAAIAGSFIGLIVGGILAEIDWRAVFFVSVPFGIIGTIWSYKSLHEVGTKNPGRIDWLGNATFAVGLIALLTGITYGIQPYGGSTQGWGNPWVLGSIIGGILLLVAFVFIELRVKSPMFEMRLFRIRSFASGIFAGFLASIGRGGLQFMLIIWLQGIWLPLHGFSYEQTPLWAGIYMLPITIGFLIAGPISGALSDRYGSRMFATVGLTLVGLTFIGLLLIPVNFDYWQFALLTGLNGIGSGLFSSPNRTSIMNSVPANERGSASGMAGVALNAGSSLSIGIFFSLMIAGLSTSLPGALTSGLTANGVPANIAAQVGQTPPVGSLFAAFLGYNPIKNLLGPTGVLSSPHVDAATLTGKEFFPQLISGPFHDGLIVVFIAAAVMSIIGAIASFAGGGKYVHEESVVQREGEEVGATSA; this is encoded by the coding sequence TTGGCCCGCACCGGCATCTTCAACAAAGACCACCCCCACTACAAGTGGGTCGCACTCAGCAACACCACCCTCGGCATGCTCATGGCGACGATCAACTCGTCGATCGTCATCATCTCGCTGCCCGCCATCTTCACCGGCATCAAACTGAATCCGCTCGAACCGGGCAATGTGAGCTACCTGCTCTGGATGCTGATGGGCTACATGCTGGTCACCGCCGTCCTCGTGGTGATGTTCGGGCGCATGGGCGATCAGTACGGCCGGGTGAAGATCTACAACCTCGGCTTCGTGATCTTCACCATCGCCGCCATCGCCCTCTGTCTCGACCCTTTCACCGGCGGCCCGGCGGCCATGTGGCTGATCGTCTGGCGGTTCGTGCAGGGCATCGGCGGCGCGATGCTGTTCGCCAACTCCACCGCGATCCTCACCGATGCGTTCCCCGCCAACAAGCGCGGGTTCGCCCTCGGGCTCAACCAGGTGGCGGCCATCGCCGGAAGCTTCATCGGACTGATCGTCGGCGGCATCCTCGCCGAGATCGACTGGCGCGCAGTCTTCTTCGTCTCGGTTCCGTTCGGGATCATCGGCACGATCTGGTCGTACAAGTCGCTGCACGAGGTGGGCACCAAGAACCCCGGCCGGATCGACTGGCTCGGCAACGCCACCTTCGCGGTCGGGCTGATCGCGCTCCTCACCGGCATCACCTACGGCATCCAGCCCTACGGCGGCAGCACGCAGGGCTGGGGGAACCCGTGGGTCCTCGGCTCGATCATCGGCGGCATCCTGCTGCTCGTGGCGTTCGTGTTCATCGAGCTGCGGGTGAAATCGCCGATGTTCGAGATGCGGCTGTTCCGCATCCGTTCGTTCGCCTCCGGCATCTTCGCCGGCTTCCTCGCCTCGATCGGCCGCGGCGGGCTGCAGTTCATGCTGATCATCTGGCTGCAAGGCATCTGGTTGCCGCTGCACGGGTTCAGCTATGAGCAGACGCCGCTCTGGGCGGGCATCTACATGCTGCCGATCACGATCGGGTTCCTGATCGCCGGGCCGATCTCCGGTGCTCTCTCCGACCGGTACGGGTCGCGGATGTTCGCGACGGTCGGTCTCACCCTCGTCGGGCTGACCTTCATCGGGCTGCTGCTCATCCCGGTCAACTTCGACTACTGGCAGTTCGCGCTGCTCACCGGGTTGAACGGCATCGGCTCCGGACTGTTCTCATCGCCGAACCGCACCTCGATCATGAACAGCGTGCCCGCGAACGAGCGCGGATCCGCCTCCGGGATGGCCGGCGTCGCCCTCAACGCCGGAAGCTCGTTGTCGATCGGCATCTTCTTCTCGCTGATGATCGCCGGGTTGTCGACTTCGCTGCCGGGGGCACTGACCAGTGGGTTGACTGCCAACGGGGTTCCCGCAAACATTGCGGCGCAGGTCGGACAGACGCCGCCGGTCGGCAGTCTGTTCGCGGCGTTCCTCGGCTACAACCCGATCAAGAACCTGCTCGGGCCGACGGGCGTGCTCTCCAGCCCGCACGTGGATGCGGCGACCCTCACCGGTAAAGAGTTCTTCCCGCAGCTGATCTCCGGACCGTTCCACGACGGTCTCATCGTGGTGTTCATCGCCGCCGCGGTCATGTCGATCATCGGCGCCATCGCCTCGTTCGCGGGCGGGGGCAAGTATGTTCATGAGGAGAGTGTCGTTCAGCGGGAGGGTGAGGAAGTCGGTGCGACGAGCGCATAG
- a CDS encoding cohesin domain-containing protein has translation MHQNPRRLPRLLAVAAAALAGLGLAVGTAAPALAAPAVANVSVSAPSTVTAGDAFEVTVKLAGATDVYGYEVVLAFDPAVASPVDGSAAVTAGGFDSVRTGTGTVDLVYTRLGTSPALSGDLTFTLTFTATAAGSTAFTVRSLSLVDSASAVTASTNAATSPTVEVVSAAATPPPTPTPTGNPGTGGTGTVGTASVSDDDLASTGTDVVPYAAAALALLAVGAAAVLIAARRRRAGDAR, from the coding sequence ATGCATCAGAATCCCAGGCGGCTCCCGCGCCTTCTCGCCGTCGCCGCGGCCGCACTGGCCGGTCTCGGCCTCGCGGTCGGCACAGCGGCTCCCGCTCTCGCGGCCCCCGCTGTCGCGAACGTCTCCGTCTCGGCGCCGTCGACAGTCACCGCCGGTGACGCCTTCGAGGTGACGGTGAAACTCGCCGGCGCGACCGATGTCTACGGCTATGAGGTGGTGCTGGCATTCGACCCGGCCGTGGCCTCCCCCGTCGACGGCAGCGCCGCTGTCACCGCCGGCGGCTTCGATTCGGTCCGCACCGGAACCGGCACGGTCGACCTCGTGTACACGCGGCTCGGCACCTCCCCGGCGCTCTCCGGCGACCTCACCTTCACGCTGACCTTCACCGCGACCGCGGCCGGGTCGACAGCGTTCACGGTCCGCTCGCTCTCGCTGGTCGACTCCGCCTCGGCCGTGACGGCGTCGACGAATGCGGCGACCAGCCCGACGGTCGAGGTCGTGTCCGCCGCGGCGACCCCACCCCCGACGCCCACTCCCACCGGCAACCCCGGGACCGGCGGCACGGGCACGGTCGGCACCGCCTCGGTATCGGACGATGACCTCGCCTCCACCGGTACCGATGTCGTCCCCTACGCCGCCGCCGCCCTCGCGCTGCTCGCCGTCGGCGCCGCGGCCGTACTGATCGCCGCACGCCGCCGCCGCGCAGGAGACGCCCGATGA
- the recQ gene encoding DNA helicase RecQ, with protein MSWNAEVPWEPDERDAPPADDEPPFPDLVDDPYLGGPVDFGGAPADSGGAPAGGSSVPVPAARPQPRASASTFATAADALHTVFGYDSFRGQQGEIIEQLVGGGDAVVLMPTGGGKSLCYQIPSLVREGTGVVVSPLIALMQDQVDALLAVGVRAAFLNSTQDATERSRVEQAYLAGELDILYVAPERLSSEATKRFLERGTIALFAIDEAHCVSQWGHDFRPDYLALSELAERWPEVPRIALTATATEATHQEITARLKLQGAAQFVADFDRPNIQYRIVPKVEVRKQLLDFITTEHPNDAGIVYGLSRNTVEKTAEFLSARGLKALPYHAGLDARVRAATQSRFLREDGIIVVATIAFGMGIDKPDVRFVAHIDLPKSVEGYYQETGRAGRDGLPSTAWLAYGLNDVVQQRRMIDDSPGDLAHRRRMSQHLDAMLALCETVQCRRVNLLGYFGQRSEPCGNCDTCLTPPESWDGTVPAQKLLSTVVRLQRERNQRFGAGHLIDILRGKRTPRIDQYGHDNLATWSIGADLSDSQWRGVVRQVIAQELLKPEGEYGVLAITPQSASVLGGERTVILRREPDRPERVSRSSRSATADLAPADQPLFEALRAWRAEAARTQGVPAYIVFGDATLKAVAAARPASLADLDGITGIGAKKREAYGEALLGVVAAG; from the coding sequence ATGAGCTGGAACGCGGAAGTACCCTGGGAGCCCGACGAGCGAGACGCGCCGCCGGCCGACGACGAACCCCCGTTCCCCGACCTCGTCGACGACCCCTACCTCGGCGGTCCCGTCGACTTCGGTGGGGCGCCGGCCGATTCGGGTGGGGCGCCGGCGGGCGGGTCTTCTGTGCCGGTCCCAGCGGCGCGGCCGCAGCCGCGCGCATCCGCATCCACGTTCGCCACCGCCGCCGACGCCTTGCACACGGTGTTCGGCTACGACTCTTTCCGCGGTCAGCAGGGCGAGATCATCGAGCAGCTGGTCGGCGGCGGCGACGCTGTCGTGCTCATGCCCACCGGCGGCGGCAAGAGCCTCTGCTACCAGATCCCGTCGCTCGTGCGCGAGGGCACCGGTGTCGTCGTCTCGCCGCTCATCGCGCTCATGCAAGACCAAGTGGATGCGCTCCTCGCGGTGGGCGTGCGTGCCGCTTTCCTCAACTCCACGCAAGACGCCACCGAGCGCTCCCGGGTGGAGCAGGCTTATCTCGCCGGCGAGCTCGACATCCTCTACGTCGCCCCGGAGCGTCTCTCCTCCGAGGCCACCAAACGGTTCCTGGAGCGGGGCACGATCGCCCTATTCGCAATCGACGAGGCGCACTGCGTTTCCCAGTGGGGGCACGACTTCCGCCCCGACTATCTCGCACTCTCCGAGCTCGCCGAGCGCTGGCCCGAGGTTCCGCGCATTGCGCTCACGGCGACCGCCACCGAGGCGACCCACCAGGAGATCACCGCCCGGTTGAAGCTGCAAGGCGCCGCCCAGTTCGTCGCCGATTTCGACCGGCCGAACATCCAGTACCGCATCGTTCCGAAGGTCGAGGTGCGCAAGCAGCTGCTCGACTTCATAACGACCGAGCACCCGAACGACGCGGGCATCGTCTACGGTCTCTCGCGCAACACCGTCGAGAAGACCGCCGAGTTCCTCAGTGCCCGGGGCCTGAAGGCACTGCCCTATCACGCCGGTCTCGACGCCAGGGTGCGAGCGGCGACCCAGTCCCGTTTCCTGCGCGAAGACGGCATCATCGTCGTCGCCACAATCGCGTTCGGCATGGGCATCGACAAGCCGGATGTGCGGTTCGTCGCCCACATCGACCTGCCCAAGTCGGTCGAGGGCTACTACCAGGAGACGGGCCGCGCCGGCCGCGACGGCCTCCCTTCTACCGCCTGGCTCGCCTACGGTCTCAACGACGTGGTGCAGCAGCGCCGCATGATCGACGACTCCCCGGGCGATCTCGCGCACCGCCGCCGGATGAGTCAGCACCTGGATGCGATGCTCGCCCTCTGCGAGACAGTGCAATGCCGCCGGGTCAACCTTCTCGGCTACTTCGGCCAGCGCTCTGAGCCCTGCGGCAACTGCGACACCTGCCTCACCCCGCCGGAGAGCTGGGACGGAACCGTCCCGGCCCAGAAGCTGCTCTCGACCGTGGTGCGCCTGCAGCGGGAACGCAATCAACGTTTCGGTGCCGGCCACCTCATCGACATCCTGCGCGGAAAGCGCACGCCCCGGATCGACCAGTACGGCCACGACAACCTCGCCACCTGGAGCATCGGGGCCGACCTCAGCGACAGCCAGTGGCGTGGTGTCGTGCGCCAGGTCATCGCCCAGGAACTCCTGAAGCCCGAAGGTGAGTATGGCGTTCTCGCCATCACCCCGCAGAGCGCGAGCGTGCTCGGTGGCGAGCGCACCGTGATCCTGCGCCGCGAACCCGATCGCCCCGAACGCGTCTCGCGCTCCTCGCGCAGCGCTACGGCCGATCTCGCGCCTGCCGACCAGCCGCTGTTCGAGGCGTTGCGCGCCTGGCGCGCCGAGGCCGCCCGCACCCAGGGAGTCCCGGCCTACATCGTCTTCGGCGACGCCACCCTGAAGGCGGTGGCGGCGGCCCGTCCCGCGAGCCTCGCCGATCTCGACGGCATCACGGGCATCGGCGCCAAGAAACGCGAAGCCTACGGGGAGGCTCTGCTCGGCGTCGTCGCCGCAGGCTGA
- a CDS encoding energy-coupling factor transporter transmembrane component T family protein, whose translation MSLLTTDPYASTTDPPARFLHHLNPLAKIAAVLPAMAVLLFTRDIVTPLVFVVLSVLVVLAGARMRPAILVGLLAALPALVFVMALSFGFWTDASRLADQRILFGIGSYTYTAGAFAVGIATSLRLAGLVVLALIGGLTTTGPDLARALVQQLRVPYRIGYTAIAAYRFIPRFGTELALIRQAQRVRGVATGWGPVATLRRAFAAVVPLLAGAIRHADRMALAMESRAFGAHPTRTERHPTPWRVRDTVFVLLFWAVSAAVFALTL comes from the coding sequence CTGAGCCTCCTGACCACCGACCCCTACGCCTCGACGACCGACCCGCCCGCACGGTTCCTGCACCACCTGAACCCGCTCGCGAAGATCGCGGCGGTGCTGCCGGCGATGGCCGTGCTGCTGTTCACGCGCGACATCGTCACGCCGCTCGTGTTCGTCGTGCTCAGCGTGCTGGTCGTCCTGGCCGGCGCTCGGATGCGACCGGCCATCCTTGTGGGGCTGCTCGCCGCCCTGCCGGCGCTCGTGTTCGTGATGGCGCTCAGCTTCGGATTCTGGACGGATGCGTCACGTTTGGCCGATCAGCGCATCCTGTTCGGCATCGGGTCGTACACGTACACCGCGGGGGCTTTCGCGGTGGGAATCGCCACCTCCCTGCGCCTGGCGGGCCTGGTGGTTCTCGCGCTGATCGGCGGCCTCACCACCACCGGACCCGACCTCGCGCGGGCGCTGGTGCAGCAGTTGCGAGTGCCGTACCGCATCGGCTACACGGCGATCGCCGCCTACCGGTTCATCCCGCGTTTCGGCACTGAGCTGGCGCTGATCCGGCAGGCGCAACGCGTGCGTGGGGTCGCGACCGGGTGGGGCCCGGTCGCAACCCTGCGGCGAGCATTCGCGGCGGTCGTACCCCTGCTGGCCGGTGCGATCCGGCACGCGGACCGGATGGCGCTCGCCATGGAGTCGCGTGCGTTCGGTGCGCATCCGACCCGCACCGAACGCCACCCGACCCCGTGGCGTGTGCGCGACACCGTCTTCGTCCTGCTGTTCTGGGCGGTCAGCGCGGCCGTCTTCGCCCTCACCCTCTAA
- a CDS encoding IS481 family transposase has protein sequence MSHGNAALTPRQRLRVARLIIDEGWTVAAAADYFRVSWPTAAKWARRYVELGPEGMTDRSSRPHAHPNRTPQLLVKKIVHLRIKKRLGPVQIAGRLGMPASTVHAVLVRCRLNRLTHVDVKTGEPARRYEHDYPGSLIHVDVKKLGNIPDGGGWRFVGRAQGDRNRAKTPGKDRNQYYNPKMRHAFVHTVIDDHSRVAYAEIHDDERAETAIGVLQRATSWFADRGVRVERVLSDNGSAYRSHAWRHACTDLGIRPKFTRPYRPQTNGKIERFHRTMSDGWAFARHYNSESARRAALPAWLHHYNQHRPHTATGKLPPITRLSSNLPGHYI, from the coding sequence GTGTCTCACGGTAATGCGGCTTTGACGCCGCGGCAAAGGTTGCGTGTTGCGCGACTGATCATCGACGAGGGCTGGACCGTCGCTGCGGCGGCTGACTACTTCCGTGTTTCGTGGCCGACCGCCGCGAAATGGGCACGCCGCTACGTCGAACTCGGCCCGGAGGGGATGACAGATCGGTCCTCCCGCCCGCACGCGCATCCGAATCGGACCCCGCAGCTGCTGGTGAAGAAGATCGTGCATCTGCGGATCAAGAAACGCCTTGGTCCGGTGCAAATCGCTGGCCGGCTGGGGATGCCGGCGTCGACCGTTCACGCGGTTCTGGTGCGTTGCCGTCTCAACCGGCTCACCCATGTCGATGTGAAGACCGGGGAACCGGCCCGACGTTACGAACACGACTACCCCGGATCGCTGATCCATGTCGATGTGAAGAAGCTCGGCAACATCCCCGACGGCGGCGGGTGGCGGTTCGTCGGCCGAGCCCAGGGCGACAGGAATCGGGCGAAGACGCCGGGCAAAGACCGCAACCAGTACTACAACCCGAAGATGCGACACGCGTTCGTGCACACCGTGATCGATGACCATTCCCGCGTCGCCTACGCCGAGATCCACGACGACGAACGCGCTGAGACTGCGATCGGAGTCCTCCAACGGGCGACGTCCTGGTTCGCCGATCGTGGAGTCCGCGTCGAACGCGTCCTCTCCGACAACGGCTCCGCCTACCGCTCCCACGCCTGGCGACACGCCTGCACGGACCTCGGCATCCGCCCGAAGTTCACCCGCCCCTACCGGCCGCAAACGAACGGCAAAATCGAACGCTTCCACCGCACGATGAGCGACGGATGGGCATTCGCCCGCCACTACAACTCCGAGTCAGCCCGCCGCGCAGCCCTCCCCGCCTGGCTCCATCACTACAATCAACACCGACCCCACACCGCCACCGGAAAGCTCCCGCCCATCACCCGGCTATCGAGCAACCTACCTGGGCACTACATCTAG
- a CDS encoding ECF transporter S component, whose product MKNTSTRLLLTCAAIGVAGGIVFSISAYISGTLAAAAPMFYGAVIGVYFLPGVIAQALLRRGGVALITSVIAGLVSVPFQPIGFAAVMAAGSIGLLQELPFAVTLYRYWRAWLFYAAVTVAGLVFGFGVYIAQGAEQSKPWVQVLHVGLFVLSPILFTWIGRAVAAGLDRTGAGRGLQMPLVRRRPGRGGDAMPMTAAAFAMPFGPFALPALRPARRVRPTR is encoded by the coding sequence ATGAAAAACACCAGCACCCGCCTTCTGCTCACGTGCGCCGCGATCGGGGTGGCCGGCGGCATCGTGTTCTCCATCAGCGCCTACATCTCGGGCACACTCGCCGCCGCCGCGCCGATGTTCTACGGCGCCGTGATCGGCGTGTACTTCCTGCCCGGCGTGATCGCGCAGGCCCTGCTCCGACGCGGCGGCGTGGCCCTGATCACCTCGGTCATCGCCGGGCTGGTGTCTGTCCCGTTCCAGCCCATCGGGTTCGCCGCCGTGATGGCGGCCGGTTCGATCGGCCTGCTGCAGGAGCTCCCGTTCGCCGTGACCCTCTACCGCTACTGGCGGGCCTGGCTGTTCTACGCGGCCGTGACGGTGGCCGGGCTGGTTTTCGGGTTCGGCGTGTACATCGCCCAGGGCGCCGAACAGAGCAAGCCGTGGGTGCAGGTGCTGCACGTCGGGCTGTTCGTGCTGAGCCCCATTCTGTTCACCTGGATCGGTCGTGCCGTCGCGGCTGGCCTCGACCGCACCGGCGCGGGCCGCGGCCTGCAGATGCCGCTGGTGCGACGCCGCCCCGGCCGAGGCGGCGACGCGATGCCGATGACGGCCGCCGCGTTCGCAATGCCGTTCGGCCCGTTCGCCCTTCCGGCCCTGCGCCCGGCGCGGCGCGTTCGGCCGACACGCTGA